A portion of the Candidatus Edwardsbacteria bacterium genome contains these proteins:
- a CDS encoding class I SAM-dependent methyltransferase: MNSLEKYWHNRFDRLATENIPDWQKASWWYEYIIENQKRFIESGLRKYSAGKKLLIADIGCGPGINIEQLTKLRHRIMGLDFSINELRSVKTRGHYADCQLIGGDASLLPLKPNIFDAALFLGVMQTADDPERQIHQLAGVLKPGGMLLLSALRQHSLWELPFWPIYILSRQGYYPWLASRNTGIIKSRKYLLPRPGDDQNQRLRRYPQGNIKSWLANAGFHKISFKYDGPVEYIPHLSNSIMIYVSAFKK, encoded by the coding sequence TTGAATAGTTTGGAAAAATACTGGCATAATAGATTTGACCGGCTGGCAACTGAGAATATTCCGGATTGGCAAAAGGCAAGCTGGTGGTACGAGTATATTATTGAAAACCAAAAAAGATTTATCGAATCCGGCCTAAGGAAATATTCTGCTGGTAAAAAACTGTTGATAGCAGATATCGGATGCGGGCCGGGCATAAATATTGAGCAACTGACCAAACTAAGGCATCGAATAATGGGGCTTGACTTCTCTATTAACGAACTTAGGTCAGTAAAAACACGGGGACATTATGCTGATTGCCAGCTGATTGGCGGTGATGCATCGCTGTTGCCGCTAAAGCCAAATATTTTTGACGCAGCTCTATTTTTAGGCGTTATGCAGACGGCTGACGATCCCGAACGTCAGATCCATCAGCTTGCCGGGGTTTTAAAACCCGGAGGTATGCTACTGCTGTCCGCCTTGCGCCAGCACTCGCTTTGGGAACTGCCCTTTTGGCCGATTTATATACTATCCCGGCAGGGTTATTATCCCTGGCTGGCAAGCCGAAATACAGGTATCATTAAAAGCAGAAAATATCTGTTGCCCCGGCCCGGTGATGATCAGAACCAAAGATTAAGAAGGTATCCCCAGGGGAATATAAAATCCTGGCTCGCCAATGCCGGTTTTCATAAAATATCTTTTAAATATGACGGACCGGTGGAATATATACCGCATCTATCCAACTCAATAATGATATATGTCAGCGCTTTTAAAAAATAA